aaatttaaaattagtttggCAGCCATATTGGAATTTGGTAGGTGGAAAGCCAAGCTGGAAACAgccatatatacatatacattcCAATTTTGGTTAATAATCTTCTAGAGcttctaaaatattaatcttttttaaatttaatctcaaaaattaatttacaaattaCAGTAAAagttgtatttttaattaacaaaggTGTAACCGtccatttaaatatatagtcTCAGTACATTATGTATCTCTTTTATTTGAGCGTCATAgatgatattaaaatatcatatgtgttggatgatgaaagtcccacatccgctaatttagagaatgatcatgagtttataaacaaaaaaaatactatcttcattgttATGAAGCCTTGTAGGAAAAGCCCACaatgttcaaagtagacaatatcatNTTCCAACTGTGGTCAACTTCACTCCTTGGTTCATAATATTAGGTATGTGAAAATTACACCTATCTTTGCTCTCTATATTAGTCTCTTCAAATCCACATTATACATTTATATTTCCATCAAGTAAAAGTTCAATTCTATTGCGTTTGGTTTTGAAGAGTGGGAATCCGAATGTGAAATAAAGTTGATTCATTTGTCTTATGGTGTAACAATCATCCCAAAGAGTACTTTCGGCTACCGTCTTTGAGTAGGCTTAGTAAGACGATAATTGGGGAATCTTAACGAGCAACTGGGAGAGATAGGATAGCAGACAGTATTTTGAAGTAggtgaattgaaaatttgatctaACCTCTTCAGACTTATCGATATGTTTTTGTGTACTAAAACTGAAAGTTAGAGAAGTTAGCTTAAGGCTTCATCTTCTCCAACCAAACCACACTGTCAAATCCTTAGAAAGGATTCAGGCTAGCCAACTTAGAAGGAAACTTTCTGCTAACTGATATGCTTGaggataaaaatgaaaaccttATCTTTGTTTGTTTACTCATCTAAGTATTCCAGACATGTTATGTTAacatttctgttctttttatttatttatgaatctGCCACATTTTTATAATGGATTGAGAGAAAGTTGAATCTATACTAATCTGATTTTGTTTCATTGTTTAGCCattaattctttcaatttttaacaCAGCTCGGAATCAATCAGAATGTGGATTTTACGAACCGAAATCGTGGCCACATTGTTCACCACTGACACATAGCAATTTGGCATGATTCTTTGTGGGAGTTCCTATTCATGATAATGCAAAAGTATGGACATAGCCATAAAATCTGCAACCTTGCTTGAAATCTGAACTGAGAAGAAGAATTGAATGATATTGCCTGAAAAACTTGcacacaaaaaaacaaagcccCTTTTGATTCCATATTGGATGATCCCAACAAGCATCTTCACTTTAGTATATTCTCTTTGGAACAAAAAAGGCATCCATTTCCATGACCCATGTAAGATAGTAAGTGGCTTGGCACCAACCAACTGCCATGAGGGGAATTTTATAAGCCCTTAGCCAAACTCACTAGATAAGTACTTTGGAAGTTACTTAATCTCAATGATCACAACTACCAATTCAGCCTCTGCTTTAACTAAAACTTCCAAGTTTTTATCTCTTGGACGACAGATTCTCAAAAGGACAACTGATGgcatttttgttgttgttgttgttgtgtgTACTTACTTTATTATCTAAATGCATTGTAGGCTCCAAACTTATCCTTGGGAACAATTGTCTACTCCAAGAGATGCTCAGCTGAGGAACAAggtatgtttttgttttattatgtgGAATTAGTATGGTAATTTATTGACTATACTTTCTTAGTTATTATATAATGTAGAAATGTCTTTGTATATACACATTTAATCTGTATTATAAATCATATAACTTGTATGATAATGTGGAATGACTCAAAAAGGATATAGGATAGACTACAAAAGTTTGGTCCTTTTTATCctctcaaaaagaaaaagtgagaCAAATTATTGtgcatttgatttgatttattctTTCTCCCCTGCTACCTACTTGCCCTATGCCCTATGCCCTatgttcttcttcatctataaatactttcCTTTACATGGTCTCTCTTGAGTAATCAAGTTTATAGCTCAAGAGAGGATTGAAAGATCAAGAACTCATCCATTTCAATTCTTCTCTTTGTGGAAAGTCATNTTGTAGGAAAAGCCCACaatgttcaaagtagacaatatcatatcattgtggagagtctgtgttatctatattttttatttttttacgtttcaaattcattttttctttataaattttgttcattattatcttttctattataactaaaaaaattggaatatatatttagtgaaaataaaaaaggaatataaatttagcaaaatgaaaataataaaatttatgggGCCAAGCACTGCCTTGACTAAACCCTCTTCCCTGCTTCGACGCCCTCTCTCcgccatctctctctctctctctttctctctctatgcAGCCCTGAGTTTGACCGGTTTACGAACCGTCAACCTATCGCCGGTACGAATCAAGGGTTCGATCTGTTATCTGTTCATACTTCTTCAACCTTGTCTTTCTTTGCACACTCTTTCGTTTGCTTCTCTTTGCTTTCTAATTCAGCCTTTCGTATAAAATCTTGATCCCAATCATTccatttcatcttcaaatttaggTACCTGGTACATCAGAGANATGGAGTTCAGGAAGTTGACAGTTGATGCAGATTTTGCTACAAGTCTTTTTAATAGAAAGGATGAGAAATGTTTTAtccctcatcttcttcactttAGCGACGTATCGTGTTCGGAAGATTCAACTAGTTCAATTGGATCGTTgtcatcgtcgtcgtcgtcaagCCTCTGTGACGACGATGCATTATCGTCATTTTCATCTTCGtcttcgtcgtcgtcgtctttGTTATCTCAAAGAGAAGTTTGTGAGGAACAACAGCTGCTTTCTATCAAGTGAGTTCATGTTCTTTGAACTAAAATGTAGAGCTCTGTTTCAAATTCTAAAGCTTTTGGCATCTTGAATTCACCTCTTATGCAGAAAAGGGTTGTCAAAATTTTATGAAGGGAAATCACGAACCTTCTCATCCTTATCCGACGTGAAATGCGTAGAAGACTTAGCAAAGGGAGATAATGATTATAGAAAGAAATACTCTCGAATTACTCCCAAGGCTACCATATTAAAGAAGCATGGAAGAGCCTCTCTTGCAACCTTAGCGTCTAAGATGGACATTTCACTTCGCCCCGAGTAAAGGGAAGCTCGAACTAGTGTCAATTTTAACGGGCGGTTCTTACTTGATACGGgaaaatgatgaaatgtttttttgtttttttttttttaaaaaaaaaaaaaaaaaaaaaaaaaaaacttatgattgttttaaaaaaataatgatttgctggattttattttattaaaaaatggaaactgcattataaatttaaatatataaaaaataataaatttaaaattagtttggCAGCCATATTGGAATTTGGTAGGTGGAAAGCCAAGCTGGAAACAgccatatatacatatacattcCAATTTTGGTTAATAATCTTCTAGAGcttctaaaatattaatcttttttaaatttaatctcaaaaattaatttacaaattaCAGTAAAagttgtatttttaattaacaaaggTGTAACCGtccatttaaatatatagtcTCAGTACATTATGTATCTCTTTTATTTGAGCGTCATAgatgatattaaaatatcatatgtgttggatgatgaaagtcccacatccgctaatttagagaatgatcatgagtttataaacaaaaaaaatactatcttcattgttATGAAGCCTTGTAGGAAAAGCCCACaatgttcaaagtagacaatatcatatcattgtggagagtctgtgttatctatattttttatttttttacgtttcaaattcattttttctttataaattttgttcattattatcttttctattataactaaaaaaattggaatatatatttagtgaaaataaaaaaggaatataaatttagcaaaatgaaaataataaaatttatgggGCCAAGCACTGCCTTGACTAAACCCTCTTCCCTGCTTCGACGCCCTCTCTCcgccatctctctctctctctctttctctctctatgcAGCCCTGAGTTTGACCGGTTTACGAACCGTCAACCTATCGCCGGTACGAATCAAGGGTTCGATCTGTTATCTGTTCATACTTCTTCAACCTTGTCTTTCTTTGCACACTCTTTCGTTTGCTTCTCTTTGCTTTCTAATTCAGCCTTTCGTATAAAATCTTGATCCCAATCATTccatttcatcttcaaatttaggTACCTGGTACATCAGAGAGGCTTTCCTGAGTTTGCTtgagtttttgttctttttttcttctagattTGTTCAGATTGTGTTGTCAATTCTCGGTCAGATTCAGGGTTGCGTGATTCGTCGTGTTTGCGTTAGCTGTCTTTTTCGCTGTTTGAGAAATGGTGGGTTCAGACAGTTCAACTGCTTTTCACCCGGCACCTCAGCCGGCGAGTATTTATGGTGTTACGAAACCGATTTCTCTTGCTGGACCGACGGATGCTGATATTCAGCGCAATATCGAACTGGAGAAGGTGttgttacttttatttattggttAAATCTCAAttaatttggttgtttttttgtgCCGTGTGAAATTGCAGTAAACGAaaagaatttcaattttgattatgTTCTACATATTGGTAGTTCTTGATTGACTCGGGGCTTTACGAAAGTAAAGAAGAAGCTGCGAAAAGAGAAGAGGTTTTGGGCCGCATTGACCAGGTGCAGACCTTCTTCACTTCAATAGTCTTTTACTTTGGGGATTGTTCTCAGTAGCCATCTCGAACAAAACAGTGTTCTAATCGGTGACGAAAGCGAGATTTTAGttgattaattattgtttaatgTATTCAAGCGTTTGACTTCCTTTTATCACATACACTTCTTGTCCTTAgccattttctttcattctagATTGTTAAAAATTGGGTCAAGCAATTAACTCTCCTAAGAGGATATACAGAGCAGATGGTGGAGGATGCAAATGCtgtaatttttacttttgggTCTTATCGTCTTGGGGTAAGcataatatttgatttagtttttgggGAAAAAAGCTTATTACTTTATGCAACTCTTCGTAATTTTTGTTGGAGTCACGGACTGGTTGGATGATTGCTTAGAGCAATGATCCTTTATTTCTTGGAAAGTTGTGTTCTTCCTGTATTTTTGCCTTATTGGCCTGTGCATTGTATTCAAATATATGACTTCCAAGCATACAAAGATGTGACTTAAAATTAACCATATGACAGGTACATGGACCAGGAAGTGACATAGACACATTGTGTGTTGGACCGTCTTACGTGAATAGAGAAGTGAGTAGTATAAATTGCTGATACTTCAACAACATTTTTTGCCTTCTCATATGGGCTTAAATTTCAGCTTATTCTTGATCTgacaatttgtttttttttttttttctaatggaggacttcttcatcatcttgcATAATATTTTGGCTGAAATGGAAGAGGTTACCGATCTTCAACCGGTTCCCGATGCTCATGTTCCAgtaatgagattcaaatttatgggGATATCAATTGATCTTCTGTATGCGAGCATTTCCGTACGGGTTGTTCCTGAAGTAAGTTCTAGCACTTTCTTTGaagttttattatatttattttatgttttcagATTGttgttactttattttatgttttcacAAAACTGTAaccatatttctttttgttacaTTATTTATTGTAGTTGATCATATGAGATTTCGAACTATTGTATGTTATATGTtacttctctctctacttctATATTCAGCTTTATGGCGAATTTTTTCCTAATTCATGCAGAACTACCTGTCTGATAAAAGTCTAAATGCCAAACATTGTAATGTGAATGGACATGAATGCCAATTGTGATTACTTATATGGattatttttgtagttttatttatcatttgaACCGTTTCTACCAGCTTTCATGTACCCTCCAGTGCAGTCACCATCTTTTCTTGTTTGCATATCCTGTGGCTGAAGCTGTATAATTTGTTCCCCCCTTTCCCGACAAATGTGGTTTTGATTGAATTTCagggatttctttcttctatcttcttgttttattttattttatcttttacatGGCTAGCGGCTGGATAGAGAAATTTCTCTCCTGAAAGAGGACTATTATATACAACAGGAATTGCTTTTTTCTCCCTCACACCATTccgaacattttttattttaattatctgATAAGTTCGTTTTGTTACCTTGAGTCTGTGTAGGTGCACTAATTGTTcactgtgtgtgtgtgtgtgtgtgtgttaaCACTGAACAGGTGATACATTTTTGCATAACCTTATCTGCTGTAGATTTAACTGTGATTGGGTGGCATCACTTGCTAATTGTTTTACTACTACTGTTTCAATCCTCTTTTCCCCTGATCTTTTGAACTGTTGCTATTTCCCATAAACTTTCTGCAATTTACTTAATCATCAGGAGCTGAACATCTCTCATGGATCTGTGCTGTGCAATGTTGATGAACAAACTGTTCGAAGTCTTAATGGATGCCGAGTTGCAGATCAAATTCTAAGACTTGTTCCAAACGTTGAGGTGAAACACATTTTAAACCTGAGTTATTTTTCCATAAATCTATTTCGTGATTTTCTCTGTAACCTATAATTGCCAATTGCAGCACTTTCGCACGACACTCAGATGTTTAAAGTTTTGGGCCAAAAGACGGGGTGTATACTCCAATGTAAGTTGTAAGATCATGGAGTTTTTCCTCTTAGCTTcacttatatttttcataattcagatttcacttttgtttttttttatttttttttatttttttttcatgtataGGTCACTGGGTTCCTTGGAGGTGTAAATTGGGCACTTTTGGTTGCTCAGGTATGCCAGCTTTACCCCAATGCAATTCCAAGCATGCTAGTTTCTCGTTTCTTCAGAGTGTACACCCAGTGGCGTTGGCCAAATCCTGTAATGCTATGTTCAATAGAAGAGAATGAACTTGGATTTCCTGTTTGGGATCCTCGTAAAAATCCGCGTGATCGATTTCATCTTATGCCAATAATAACTCCTGCTTACCCTTGCATGAACTCTAGCTATAATGTCTCAACTAGTACTCTCCGTGTTATGATGGAACAGTTCCGCTGTGGTAATAATATCTGTGAGGTgaggttatttttatttggattcaaaatcttctaaattttaacCTGCTCTTAATAGTATTTCTCTTACATCTCCGAGTGCCTTACAGGAGATCGACATGAGCAAAGCCCAGTGGAGTGCTTTATTTGAgccatatttatttttcgagATATACAAAAACTATCTACAGGTGGACATAATTGCAGCAGATGCTGATGATTTGCTAGCTTGGAAAGGATGGGTAGAATCTCGCTTTAGACAGCTTACCTTGAAGGTAAAtctattattctttccttatTATCTATCTGAAGTTGGAGGGTCTTTCAAGAGCCTAATATATTCTACTTTTCCTTCCTGCAGATAGAGAGAGACACCAGGGGGATGCTGCAGTGCCATCCCTATCCTATTGAGTATTCTGACACGTCCAAGCCATGTTCTCACTGTGCTTTTTTCATGGGCTTGCAGAGAAAAGAGGGATTAAGAGGCCAAGGAGGCCAGCAGTTTGACATACGAGGAACAGTTGATGAGTTCAGGCAAGAGATAAACATGTATGCTTTTTGGAAGCCAGGGATGGATATCCATGTTTCTCATGTGCGGAGGAAGCAACTGCCCACCTTTGTTTTTCCTGATGGACACAAACGGGCAAAGCCAGTCAAGCATGAAGGGCAGCAAGCAGACCCAGTTTGTGCTGACATGCTCCAAGATCAGTCTGGGATCACtgagaaagggaaaaaaaggaaaagtgaCCATGAAGAAACAGAGATGGAAAAGAAACAAGCCTTTGCCAGTCAACCAGCAGAAGAATCTCCCATGCTTGAAACTAATGGTGGTGGATCAGATGGGAAATTTCCGAGTTTGAAATCTGCAAATGCAGATTGTTACTCTGAGGTTTGGCCATCTTTTGAACAGCCTGATAGCAGAATGGATACTGATGGAAATGGCATGGATATTCCAACTTTGACCAAGGAGACTGGTCCTACGATGGATCAGGCAGAGCTAGCTAAAGTAATGGAAGGATCTTCCTCAAGGAAGGAGGTGTCTGATCTATATAAAGGCGGTCTTTCAAAACCCGAGGAAGCTTTACAAATTGAGATGAACCAGGAAAAAATTGAGGGATTCGCATCTAATATGAGTGGTGGAAGTGCACAGACAGTAGCCATCAGGAATTTCCTCCATTGGACAAAGGATGTTGTGAGGATTGACTCTGAGTCAGCAAATACATTTGGTCAAACGACCGGGGAAGATAGTACCCAAGTTGACTTTCAACCAAATTGCAATGCACATAACCTTAGTTGCAAGGTGAGTGACTGAGTTTGACTACATTGGATTACAAATCATAGCCAATGGCAGTAAGAGAAGTGGCATTCTGGAGATAGTGAGTCGGGTATTTGCAGGGCAATGATAGCAGGACGGATCCAGAGTTGGCGTTGGAAAATGGTTCCGTTGTGACTGGAAGAGTGTTTCAAAATGGTCAATCTAAAGAGTTGGAGGTTTGAATCTCTAATTGCTTAAATTACTTACATTTTATATACAAGTACACAACACATTATAACTGATGACTTTGCTTCCACCAAGGAATCTAAGATGAGAGGAGGCTGAGATTTTAATTGATATCAATCAGAAGGATAGAAGATATAAACGTATTTATGGTTTGATACCTTaagtttttattctttttgccAAAAAGCACTCGTTTCATTCCATATCTCTTCTCCATGccttctctccttttctctctttccgACCCATAATTGTTGGTCTATTTTCCTGTTgcattttaattatcattttgtaATTCCAAATTTTCGCACAGGCAATCTTCTGACTGGTGCACATGTGGTGGCAGGTCCTGCGCCACTATACGTGTTATATTTTCAGTAACTGTGCTAAAGAACCCATTTCTGCTCTCAAGTTTTTCCCGCATTACCTTTTTTCCCTCATGAAAATCTTTGCCTAAttagtctttttcttttttaaacttCATTTTATAGCCGAAGTTCAGCGATCAGGCAGTCCCAGAATGGAGCTAAATAAGACTCTAAGCAAAATTCTGGTGAAAAAGAGACGGGAGGATCTGGCAAGAAGGCATGTGTATTTAGCCTCGATGCAATTTCAATTAGAAAAAAGATTGTTTTTCTGAATCTGGCAAAAGGATTAGTACTTAAAGTTGCCtgattattatgtttattttgatcATCTTCTCTTTATGTTGCTTGTTTGGCTGTTTAGCATCCTTTGAACAGACTGAATCTGAACCTCAAAGACATGACATGTGGAGGGGAATTTCTGGATGGCAGATGGGTTGGGAGAGCGGGAGCTAGCCATATTTGGTAAGTATCACCTCAATAACTGGCTTTG
The nucleotide sequence above comes from Cucurbita pepo subsp. pepo cultivar mu-cu-16 chromosome LG11, ASM280686v2, whole genome shotgun sequence. Encoded proteins:
- the LOC111805706 gene encoding uncharacterized protein LOC111805706 isoform X1; its protein translation is MEFRKLTVDADFATSLFNRKDEKCFIPHLLHFSDVSCSEDSTSSIGSLSSSSSSSLCDDDALSSFSSSSSSSSSLLSQREVCEEQQLLSIKKGLSKFYEGKSRTFSSLSDVKCVEDLAKGDNDYRKKYSRITPKATILKKHGRASLATLASKMDISLRPE
- the LOC111805703 gene encoding nuclear poly(A) polymerase 4-like isoform X1 codes for the protein MVGSDSSTAFHPAPQPASIYGVTKPISLAGPTDADIQRNIELEKFLIDSGLYESKEEAAKREEVLGRIDQIVKNWVKQLTLLRGYTEQMVEDANAVIFTFGSYRLGVHGPGSDIDTLCVGPSYVNREDFFIILHNILAEMEEVTDLQPVPDAHVPVMRFKFMGISIDLLYASISVRVVPEELNISHGSVLCNVDEQTVRSLNGCRVADQILRLVPNVEHFRTTLRCLKFWAKRRGVYSNVTGFLGGVNWALLVAQVCQLYPNAIPSMLVSRFFRVYTQWRWPNPVMLCSIEENELGFPVWDPRKNPRDRFHLMPIITPAYPCMNSSYNVSTSTLRVMMEQFRCGNNICEEIDMSKAQWSALFEPYLFFEIYKNYLQVDIIAADADDLLAWKGWVESRFRQLTLKIERDTRGMLQCHPYPIEYSDTSKPCSHCAFFMGLQRKEGLRGQGGQQFDIRGTVDEFRQEINMYAFWKPGMDIHVSHVRRKQLPTFVFPDGHKRAKPVKHEGQQADPVCADMLQDQSGITEKGKKRKSDHEETEMEKKQAFASQPAEESPMLETNGGGSDGKFPSLKSANADCYSEVWPSFEQPDSRMDTDGNGMDIPTLTKETGPTMDQAELAKVMEGSSSRKEVSDLYKGGLSKPEEALQIEMNQEKIEGFASNMSGGSAQTVAIRNFLHWTKDVVRIDSESANTFGQTTGEDSTQVDFQPNCNAHNLSCKGNDSRTDPELALENGSVVTGRVFQNGQSKELEPKFSDQAVPEWS
- the LOC111805703 gene encoding nuclear poly(A) polymerase 4-like isoform X3; the encoded protein is MVGSDSSTAFHPAPQPASIYGVTKPISLAGPTDADIQRNIELEKFLIDSGLYESKEEAAKREEVLGRIDQVHGPGSDIDTLCVGPSYVNREDFFIILHNILAEMEEVTDLQPVPDAHVPVMRFKFMGISIDLLYASISVRVVPEELNISHGSVLCNVDEQTVRSLNGCRVADQILRLVPNVEHFRTTLRCLKFWAKRRGVYSNVTGFLGGVNWALLVAQVCQLYPNAIPSMLVSRFFRVYTQWRWPNPVMLCSIEENELGFPVWDPRKNPRDRFHLMPIITPAYPCMNSSYNVSTSTLRVMMEQFRCGNNICEEIDMSKAQWSALFEPYLFFEIYKNYLQVDIIAADADDLLAWKGWVESRFRQLTLKIERDTRGMLQCHPYPIEYSDTSKPCSHCAFFMGLQRKEGLRGQGGQQFDIRGTVDEFRQEINMYAFWKPGMDIHVSHVRRKQLPTFVFPDGHKRAKPVKHEGQQADPVCADMLQDQSGITEKGKKRKSDHEETEMEKKQAFASQPAEESPMLETNGGGSDGKFPSLKSANADCYSEVWPSFEQPDSRMDTDGNGMDIPTLTKETGPTMDQAELAKVMEGSSSRKEVSDLYKGGLSKPEEALQIEMNQEKIEGFASNMSGGSAQTVAIRNFLHWTKDVVRIDSESANTFGQTTGEDSTQVDFQPNCNAHNLSCKGNDSRTDPELALENGSVVTGRVFQNGQSKELEPKFSDQAVPEWS
- the LOC111805703 gene encoding nuclear poly(A) polymerase 4-like isoform X2, with translation MVGSDSSTAFHPAPQPASIYGVTKPISLAGPTDADIQRNIELEKFLIDSGLYESKEEAAKREEVLGRIDQIVKNWVKQLTLLRGYTEQMVEDANAVIFTFGSYRLGVHGPGSDIDTLCVGPSYVNREDFFIILHNILAEMEEVTDLQPVPDAHVPVMRFKFMGISIDLLYASISVRVVPEELNISHGSVLCNVDEQTVRSLNGCRVADQILRLVPNVEHFRTTLRCLKFWAKRRGVYSNVTGFLGGVNWALLVAQVCQLYPNAIPSMLVSRFFRVYTQWRWPNPVMLCSIEENELGFPVWDPRKNPRDRFHLMPIITPAYPCMNSSYNVSTSTLRVMMEQFRCGNNICEEIDMSKAQWSALFEPYLFFEIYKNYLQVDIIAADADDLLAWKGWVESRFRQLTLKIERDTRGMLQCHPYPIEYSDTSKPCSHCAFFMGLQRKEGLRGQGGQQFDIRGTVDEFRQEINMYAFWKPGMDIHVSHVRRKQLPTFVFPDGHKRAKPVKHEGQQADPVCADMLQDQSGITEKGKKRKSDHEETEMEKKQAFASQPAEESPMLETNGGGSDGKFPSLKSANADCYSEVWPSFEQPDSRMDTDGNGMDIPTLTKETGPTMDQAELAKVMEGSSSRKEVSDLYKGGLSKPEEALQIEMNQEKIEGFASNMSGGSAQTVAIRNFLHWTKDVVRIDSESANTFGQTTGEDSTQVDFQPNCNAHNLSCKGNDSRTDPELALENGSVVTGRVFQNGQSKELEAIF